In Haemorhous mexicanus isolate bHaeMex1 chromosome 6, bHaeMex1.pri, whole genome shotgun sequence, a single window of DNA contains:
- the CORO1B gene encoding coronin-1B, translating into MSFRKVVRQSKFRHVFGQPVKTDQCYDDIRVSRVTWDSTFCAVNPSFVAIIVEASGGGAFLVLPLHKTGRIDKSYPTVCGHTGPVLDIDWCPHNDHVIASGSEDCTVMVWQIPENGLSQPLTEPVVVLEGHSKRVGIITWHPTARNVLLSAGCDNVVLIWNVGTAEELYRLDGLHPDLIYSVSWSRDGSRFCTACKDKSVRVIDPRRGTVVAEKERAHEGARPMRAIFLADGKIFTTGFSRMSERQLALWDTENLEEPMGLQELDSSNGALLPFYDPDTSVVYVCGKGDSSIRYFEITEEPPYIHFLNTFTSKEPQRGMGWMPKRGLDVSKCEIARFYKLHERKCEPIIMTVPRKSDLFQDDLYPDTAGPEAAMEAEEWVAGRTAGPVLVSLRQAYVPSKQRDLKVSRRTLLHDSRASAAATGATTPPPTPPAAPASARFSAPPALGSGSSTGGRLDEVLQEVAALRALVAEQGQRISRLEEQLSRLENGHV; encoded by the exons ATGTCCTTCCGGAAGGTGGTGCGGCAGAGCAAATTCCGGCACGTGTTTGGGCAGCCGGTGAAGACGGACCAGTGCTACGATGACATCCGCGTGTCCCGCGTCACCTGGGACAGCACCTTCTGCGCTGTCAACCCCTCTTTCGTGGCCATCATCGTGGAGGccagcggcggcggcgcctTCCTCGTCCTCCCCCTGCACAAG ACCGGACGCATTGACAAGTCGTACCCCACGGTGTGCGGCCACACGGGCCCCGTCCTCGACATCGACTGGTGTCCCCACAACGACCACGTCATCGCCAGCGGCTCCGAGGATTGCACTGTCATG gtgtGGCAGATCCCAGAGAACGGGCTGAGCCAGCCGCTGACGGAGCCGGTGGTGGTCCTGGAGGGCCACTCGAAGCGCGTTGGCATCATCACCTGGCACCCCACTGCCCGCAACGTCCTGCTCAGCGCGG GCTGTGACAACGTGGTGCTGATCTGGAACGTGGGCACGGCGGAGGAGCTGTACCGGCTGGACGGGCTGCACCCCGACCTCATCTACAGCGTCAGCTGGAGCCGCGACGGCTCCCGCTTCTGCACTGCCTGCAAGGACAAGAGCGTCCGTGTCATCGACCCCCGCCGCGGCACCGTGGTGGCT GAGAAGGAGCGGGCACACGAGGGGGCCCGTCCCATGCGCGCCATCTTCCTGGCCGACGGCAAGATCTTCACCACCGGCTTCAGCCGCATGAGCGAGCGGCAGCTGGCGCTATGGGACACG GAGAACCTGGAGGAGCccatggggctgcaggagctggactccAGCAAcggggctctgctgcccttctaCGACCCCGACACCAGCGTGGTCTACGTCTGCGGCAAG GGGGACTCGAGCATCCGGTACTTCGAGATCACAGAGGAGCCACCCTACATCCACTTCCTCAACACCTTCACCAGCAAGGAGCCCCAGCGGGGAATGGGCTGGATGCCCAAGCGCGGGCTGGACGTCAGCAAGTGCGAGATCGCCAG GTTCTACAAGCTGCACGAGCGCAAGTGTGAGCCCATCATCATGACCGTGCCAAGGAAG TCGGATCTGTTCCAGGACGACCTGTACCCGGACACAGCAGGCCCCGAGGCAGCCATGGAGGCAGAGGAGTGGGTGGCGGGGCGCACGGCGGGGCCCGTGCTGGTGTCCCTGCGCCAGGCCTACGTCCCCAGCAAGCAGCGGGACCTCAAGGTGAGCCGGCGGACACTGCTACACGACAGCCGCGCCAGCGCCGCCGCCACCGGGGCCACCACACCACCTCCCACGCCCCCCGCGGCCCCCGCGTCCGCTCGCTTCAGTGCCCCGCCGGCGCTCGGCTCCGGCAGCTCCACG GGAGGTCGCCTGGAcgaggtgctgcaggaggtggcGGCGCTGCGGGCGCTGGTGGCGGAGCAGGGCCAGCGCATCTCTcgcctggaggagcagctcagccgCCTCGAGAACGGCCACGTGTAG